CGCTGCCCTGCACCGACACGCCTTCGAGGCCCTGGCTGCCGAGCGCGGCGCCGATGTCGTCCGGGAGGCCGATGCGTTCCTCGATCGCGCCGTCCTCCGCCACTCGGAGCAGCGCGTTCTCCGGTCCCTCGGCTCCTTCGACGGCGAGGTAGAAGCCGCCGTCCCGGCGGGCCGCGACCCCTTCGATGTCGAGAGTCAGCGGCTGTCCGTCCTCGGTGACCGCGATTTCCCGGTCGATCAGTGCCGGGGTCTGTGTGAGATCGATGCCGAGGACGCGGGCCGGGCCGTAGGCGTCGTCGGTGGCGGTGAACAGGCGGTCGGGATCCTCCGGGTCGACGGACAGCGCGCCGAGGGCACCCCACCCGACCGGGAGTCCGTCGACGTCACCGGAGACCAGTGACGGGAAGGCCGGGGAGCCCCCGGCTGCCGCATGCTCCTCACCCCAGCCGTAGAGGGTCACCGAGGCGCGGACGCCGGCCTCGGCATCGTCGACCTCGGAGGAAATCGCCAGCAGGTTCCGCTCCGGGATGGCCAGAATGCCCTCGGGGCCGTTGGTGGCGGGCAGGATCTGCCGGAACTGCGGGTCGGTGGGATCGCTGACGTCGTAGACGGCGACGAAGTTACTGCGCTCGGATCCGACGAGTGCCACCGGACGCCCGTCGAGTTCGGTGATCGTCAGCCCCTCCGGTTCCGGCCCCTTCGCCTCGGCGCGGCCCTCGTTGTGCAGACCGGTGCGGACCGCGAGATGGGAGAACTCGTTGCCGCCGTCCCAGACGAGGTCCCCGGTCGCGGCGTCGAAGATGGACCAGTTGCGAGTGCCGCCCTTCCAGTCGCCCTCGTTGGCGGTTGCGAGGTACCGGTCGCCGATCCACCCGATCGCATCGGGCTCGCGGGGCAGGTCGGTGATCGAGCCGGTCTGGTCGATCACCCCGTCCTCGACGGTGTCGATGTCCTCGACGCTCGCGGTACCGGCCGAGAAGAGGGACGTCACCTCGCCGGTGGGTCCGTCGATCACGGCGATGCCGTTGTTCTCCTGGAGGGTCACCGCGATCTCACCACGATCGTTGACGTCGACGTACTCGGGTTCGAGGTCCTCGGGGGTGTCCAGTCCGGCCGCGCGCGCCTGGTCGACGTCGAAGTCGACGCGCCGGGTGGTCCACGCCTGCGGCTCACCGGTGAGGTCGACGATCTGGACGAACCCGGTCGGCGGCTGCGGGAGGTCCCCCTCCTCGCCGCCCTCGGGGGTGAAGTCCTCGTCGCGCTGGTTCTCGATCGCCACCGCGGCGAACGTGCCGTCCGGGCTCAGTGCGATCGAGTCGGGCTGGCCACCCAGGTCGATGCTGTGTACCCGCGTGCGGTCCGCGATGCGCACGACGTCTACTCGCCCCGACGGCGCGGTGAAGTCGCCGCCGGTGGTGTCGACCACCACGAGGACGAAGTCCTGGTGCACGATCACCGACGTGGGCTGATCGTCCGCATTGCCGAGTTCGGTGAGGGAGAGCGTGCCGAGTCCGCGCGGCGTCGACGGGTCGGAAATGTCGAGGAAGCCGATCCGCTGTGCCGTCGCGTCGGTGTAGATCATCGTGTTGCCGTCGGGCGTGACCGAGGAGATCTCCGCGACCGTTTCGGTGTCGATCGGCTCACCCTCGGGGCGGTTCTCGAAGATCGGGTAAGTCGCGAGCCGGTGGTAACGCTGTGGATTCTCCACGTTCCACTCGATCGGCGCGGCCGTCGCGGTGGTGATGTCGTTCGACGAGGCGACCGACTCCTGCTCGCTGCTCGCGCATCCTGCCGCGAGCGCGGCAACGGCCCCTGCCGCCACCGCTACCGTGCCCGCGCGTCGTCGCGCCCGGCCTGTCCGTCTCGTCACGTGTCCGTCCTCCGTCTCTCGCCCGCCCGGGAACCCGGGCGGAGCCGAGGGCAGCGTGATGGAACGGGTTGTCCGGTGTGCGGACTCGCGGTGAACGGACGATGTCCGGGGAGCGTCGGGTGGGGCTAGATCCAGCCGCGCCTGCGCGCTTCGAGGGCCGCCTCGTAGCGGTTGGAGACGCCGAGTTTCGCCATCGCCGCCGAGAGATAGTTGCGGGTGGTCCCCGGCGACAGATGGGCGTGCCTCGCGATTTCCTCGACGGAGGCGCCGTCGGCGGCGTACTCGAGGACGTCGGCCTCCCGGGCCGTGAGTACCGAATCGCCGGCACTGATCGCCTCCGCGGCCAGCTCCGGGTCCACGTACCTGCCGCCCTTGTGGACGGTGCGGATGACCTCGGCGAGCGTCGCCGCCGACGTCGTCTTCGGCAGGAAGCCGCGAACCCCGGCGGACAGTGCCCGCTTGAGATAGCCGGGGCGGCCGTGGCTGGTGACGATCAGCGTGCCCGCGGTCGGTGTGAGCGCGAGCAGTTCGGTGGCGGTGTCGATTCCGTCGATGCCCGGCATCTGCAGATCGATGACCGCGACGGCGACGGGCTCGCCGGCGTCCACCCGGCGCCGCCAGGCGGCGACGAGCTCCTCGCCGGTGCCGACGTGGTCGACGACGTCGATGTCGGCCTCGAGGTCGAGCATCGTCGCCATGGCCGCGCGGATGAGTGTCTCGTCGTCCGCGAGCAGAACAGGGATCACGCTTCCTCCCAGAGGACTTCGAGGACGAACTCGTCGCCCGCCGCGGTGGTGTCGAGCCCGGCGCCGACAGCCGCGAGCCTGTCGGCGAGCCCGCGCAGGCCCGATCCCTCACCCGGCTCGTCCACGACGCCGTTGTTGCGCAGTGACATTCCCGCAAGCCCGAGAGTGAGTGTCGCCGAGGTCGCGGACGAGTGCCGGACGATGTTCGTGGTGCCCTCGCGGACGACCCAGGCGGCGACCTCGTGGAACCGCGTGGGCACCGCGGCCGGGTCTCCTTCGACGTCGAGTCGGCAACCTGCGGCCGACAGCAGCGAGCGGGCACCGGCCACTTCACGTTCGAGACCGATGTCGCGGTAACCGCGCACCAGAGTGCGCATCTCACCCATCGACTCGACGGCCAGTGCCTTGACCTCGTCCATCTCGGCGGCGGCGCGATCGGCCGCCCCGGACCGCGAGAGGGTGGCCGCCAGTTCGCTCTTGACCGCGATCGCCGAGAAGCCCCGGCCGACGACGTCGTGTAGGTCGCGCGCGAAACGCAGGCGCTCCTCGGCGACCTGGAGTTCGGCCTCGACCTCCTTCGCGTGTTCGAGGTCGTCGATGATCCGAAGGCTCCACAGGGTGAGCAGCGTCGTGCCGACGAGGAGGGCGCCCACGGCCACGACGGCCGCCGCGGTCTGGAGGGCCGCCACCGGGGAGGCGCCGAACGCGAGCCCGGTGGCCACGCCGACTCCGAGAAGGACCGACCACTTGTGTGGAGTGAAGGCGATGACGGTGAGTGCCGCCAGCAACGTCACGAGGATGCCGGTGACCCGTGCCTCGTCGGCGACCGTCTCCGCCGTCGAGGTGCGGGTCACGACGGCACACGCCAGCCAGATGGCTGCCAGTGCCGTCGCGGCCGCGGGCAGCGCCCACCGCCGGTAGGTCGCGTTCGGCCACGCGGAGAGTGCCGGCTGGGCCTCCACGGCACCGATGGCCGCGAGCCCGGCGCCGACGAGAGTGATCGCCTGCCACACCGAGCCTCCGGCGATCGACATCACCGCTACCACCGAGACGATGCCCACGTGGAGCGTGACCCGCGTGTAGTGCCGGAACTTCGCCGGACCCGAGAGCTCACGCCACCACGTGGACCAGTGCCTCACCCGCGGTCGTCCCAGCGGAAGGTCTTGTAGACGAGAGCCAGTGCCAGGACGGTCCATAGTGCCAGTGTCGCAAGCGGCCGACCGAACTCGGCGAAGGTACCCGCGAAATCCAGCGCCGTGGCGGACGTGTCGGTGGTCGCCGGTGTTCCCGCGGCACCGAGCCAGACGAGATCGGAGATCGCCGCGAAGGGGGTCCAGTCGGCGACCGTCGCCAGCCGATCGGGCAGGATGCCCCGGAGCGAGGCCAGCCCCACCATCGCGACCGTCATCACGGGAATCGAGGTGATCTGCGCGGCCTCCGCATTCTTCGTCACTCCACTGGTCGCGAGGGCGAGCAGCGAGAAGACGACGAGCCCGCCCGCGAGTGCGAGCAGCGTCGCAACCGGATTGACGGGGGCCGGCGCACCCGTGCCGTACACGATTCCCGCGACGGCGACGGCACCCGCGAGGGTGAGTACCGAGCCCGGTACGGCGGGGGCGGTCAGGATCTGCCAGTCCGACGCCTCGCCGGTGCGCAGCCGCTTCAACACCCCCTCGCTGCGGCGCGTGGTGACCATCGACAGCACCGAGTAGTACTGGACGAACAGCAGCGCGAAGAGGACGAACAGTTCGATGGTGGTCGCGGTCAGTGCCGGTGTCGGTGCGCCGCCGTCGCGACCGACGAAGTAGGTGAACAGCGGGATCCCCACGGGGAACACGGTTCCCATGAACACGAGAGTCTTGTTGCGGCGGAACTGGAGATACTCGGCCTTGGCGAGCGCGGAGAGCGGCCGCCGGCCGTAGCCGACCGAGGGGGAGGCGAGTGCGGTGGTCATCGTGCGGCTCCGATCGGGGTGGCGGTGGTCGTGGTGTCGGCGGTCTCGGTGCCCGGCGTATCCCCGATGCCGGAGGAACCGGCGCCGTCGGGGGAGCCGGCGATGTCGAGGAACACCGATTCGAGGGACGCGGCCCTGGCCTCGAGCCCGGTGAGGGTCACGCGGTGCTCACGCGCCCAGTCGAGCAGGGCGAGCAGGTGGTCTTGCAGCGTGTGGGTGGCGACGGTGACGCGGGATCGTGCGTCGACCTGCGCGCCGTCCAGCGTCGGCAGACGCAGCCCGGGGTGCTCGAATGCGATCGTCGCCGGATGCTCGTCGACGATCTCGCGCAGCGTGCCGTGCCGGGCGATCTCGCCCTTGTGCATGATCGCGATCCGGTCGGCAAGGGCTTCCGCCTCGTCCAGGTAGTGCGTCGTGAGGACCATCGTGACGCCTGATGCCTTGAGATCGGCCAGCAGTTGCCAGGTTCCACGCCGGCTCTCCGGGTCGAGTCCCGTGGTGGGCTCGTCGAGGAACAGCAACCGCGGCTGACCGAGCAGCGCGCACGCGAGGTCGACCCTCCGCTGCTCGCCTCCGGACAGCGAGCCGACCCGGACGTGGGCGCGGTCGGTGAGATCGACGCGCGTGAGGACGTCGTCGGCGGTCGTCGGGTTGGTGCAGGTGCCACGCCACATCTCGAGCGTCTCGCTGACCGTCAGGTCGGCGGGCAGGCCGCCGGACTGCAGCATGATGCCGACCTGTGGCCGGACCTTCTTGCGGTCGCGCCGCGGGTCGAGGCCGAAGATCTCGATGTCGCCGGAGTCGGGGGCGGCGAGGCCTTCCAGCAGGTCGAGCGTCGAGGTCTTCCCCGCACCGTTGGTGCCGAGCAGGGCGAACACCTCGCCCTCACCGACGTCGAGGTCGATGCCCTTGACCGCCTCGAAGGCGTCCTTGCCGTGGCCGTAGATCCGGCGCAGGCCACGTGCGGTGATGACGGCGTTCATCGCTGCCCCCACTTCCGGGTTCCGACGATCCAGCGGATCACGAGGTAGGCGGCGATCGCGGTGCCGCCGATGGCGGCGACCACCGGCTCCGGCTGCAGGAGAGCGACGATCAGGCCGACGAGGACCAGAGTGAGGACGACGACGAAGGCTTCGCGCGACCGGGTCGGTGCGGGGCCGACGCGGAAGGCGTCCATGAGCAGATCGTGGAGACCGGCCTCCCGCAGGCCGGCCTCACGGTGGACCCGGGGACGAGTGGATGC
This genomic interval from Rhodococcus triatomae contains the following:
- a CDS encoding esterase-like activity of phytase family protein → MTRRTGRARRRAGTVAVAAGAVAALAAGCASSEQESVASSNDITTATAAPIEWNVENPQRYHRLATYPIFENRPEGEPIDTETVAEISSVTPDGNTMIYTDATAQRIGFLDISDPSTPRGLGTLSLTELGNADDQPTSVIVHQDFVLVVVDTTGGDFTAPSGRVDVVRIADRTRVHSIDLGGQPDSIALSPDGTFAAVAIENQRDEDFTPEGGEEGDLPQPPTGFVQIVDLTGEPQAWTTRRVDFDVDQARAAGLDTPEDLEPEYVDVNDRGEIAVTLQENNGIAVIDGPTGEVTSLFSAGTASVEDIDTVEDGVIDQTGSITDLPREPDAIGWIGDRYLATANEGDWKGGTRNWSIFDAATGDLVWDGGNEFSHLAVRTGLHNEGRAEAKGPEPEGLTITELDGRPVALVGSERSNFVAVYDVSDPTDPQFRQILPATNGPEGILAIPERNLLAISSEVDDAEAGVRASVTLYGWGEEHAAAGGSPAFPSLVSGDVDGLPVGWGALGALSVDPEDPDRLFTATDDAYGPARVLGIDLTQTPALIDREIAVTEDGQPLTLDIEGVAARRDGGFYLAVEGAEGPENALLRVAEDGAIEERIGLPDDIGAALGSQGLEGVSVQGSGDDETVWVVLQRELDTDPPGVARIGRYTPADGGWQWYGYQLDPTDVDGDWIGLSEITVHDGALLILERDKLNGPAARIKAIHRVEIPTESGVTGADEEVTVLPKTLYRDLAPDLRATRGWVQEKAEGVAVAGNGNLYVVTDNDGLDDATGETVFLDLGPAQ
- a CDS encoding response regulator transcription factor; protein product: MIPVLLADDETLIRAAMATMLDLEADIDVVDHVGTGEELVAAWRRRVDAGEPVAVAVIDLQMPGIDGIDTATELLALTPTAGTLIVTSHGRPGYLKRALSAGVRGFLPKTTSAATLAEVIRTVHKGGRYVDPELAAEAISAGDSVLTAREADVLEYAADGASVEEIARHAHLSPGTTRNYLSAAMAKLGVSNRYEAALEARRRGWI
- a CDS encoding sensor histidine kinase; this encodes MRHWSTWWRELSGPAKFRHYTRVTLHVGIVSVVAVMSIAGGSVWQAITLVGAGLAAIGAVEAQPALSAWPNATYRRWALPAAATALAAIWLACAVVTRTSTAETVADEARVTGILVTLLAALTVIAFTPHKWSVLLGVGVATGLAFGASPVAALQTAAAVVAVGALLVGTTLLTLWSLRIIDDLEHAKEVEAELQVAEERLRFARDLHDVVGRGFSAIAVKSELAATLSRSGAADRAAAEMDEVKALAVESMGEMRTLVRGYRDIGLEREVAGARSLLSAAGCRLDVEGDPAAVPTRFHEVAAWVVREGTTNIVRHSSATSATLTLGLAGMSLRNNGVVDEPGEGSGLRGLADRLAAVGAGLDTTAAGDEFVLEVLWEEA
- a CDS encoding ABC transporter permease, with the translated sequence MTTALASPSVGYGRRPLSALAKAEYLQFRRNKTLVFMGTVFPVGIPLFTYFVGRDGGAPTPALTATTIELFVLFALLFVQYYSVLSMVTTRRSEGVLKRLRTGEASDWQILTAPAVPGSVLTLAGAVAVAGIVYGTGAPAPVNPVATLLALAGGLVVFSLLALATSGVTKNAEAAQITSIPVMTVAMVGLASLRGILPDRLATVADWTPFAAISDLVWLGAAGTPATTDTSATALDFAGTFAEFGRPLATLALWTVLALALVYKTFRWDDRG
- a CDS encoding ABC transporter ATP-binding protein, whose protein sequence is MNAVITARGLRRIYGHGKDAFEAVKGIDLDVGEGEVFALLGTNGAGKTSTLDLLEGLAAPDSGDIEIFGLDPRRDRKKVRPQVGIMLQSGGLPADLTVSETLEMWRGTCTNPTTADDVLTRVDLTDRAHVRVGSLSGGEQRRVDLACALLGQPRLLFLDEPTTGLDPESRRGTWQLLADLKASGVTMVLTTHYLDEAEALADRIAIMHKGEIARHGTLREIVDEHPATIAFEHPGLRLPTLDGAQVDARSRVTVATHTLQDHLLALLDWAREHRVTLTGLEARAASLESVFLDIAGSPDGAGSSGIGDTPGTETADTTTTATPIGAAR